In the Rubrivivax gelatinosus IL144 genome, CCTCACTTCGGCACGACCAGCGTGCCGTCGCCGAAGACGATGCGCGCGCCCTCGGCCGGCGCAGCCTGGATCGCCGGCACGTTGGCCGAGGTCAGCGCCGGCGCCGCGCCCGGGCTGCCGCCGCGCGGCACGGTGTGCACCACCTGGCTGGGCGGCAGCGCCGCGCCCTGCGTCAGGTGGGCCCACATCGCATCCATCGCGCGGTTGAAGTAGACGTGCAGCGGGATGAAACGGGCGTCGTAGCCGAGGAAGGCGCCCAGCGAGATGAAGCTGTCGAAGTGCTGCGCGTTCGTCACCTCGACGTAGCGCACGTTGTCGGCCGCGCCCTGGGCCTGGACGCGTGCGTAGTAGGCGCGGGCCGTGTGGTTGACGGGCAGCAGCGCGTCGCTGCGGCCGGCGACGATCAGCACCGGCTTGCCGCGCAGGCGGCCGTCCAGCCGCACCTCGGTGACGCCGCGGCGCACGCGCTGCGCGGCTTCGCGCTGGGCGCCGGTCAGCAGACGGTCGGCGGCATCGCGGCCGGTGACCAGCGAGCGCTGGCACAGCGCGCCGTCGAGGGCGAAGTCGGCCAGGCCGGTGCCCGGCGAGACGGCGAGGAAGTCCAGCTTCGCGCCGCCCGAGGATGCGTCGTAGACGATGTTGACGCCGGTCGTCGGCGGCACGCCGTTGCCGGTCGAGAAGATCGACGCGACGGCGCTCGCCGACGGCGCGATCGGCGTGCCGGCCGCGTCGGTGTTGGCGAAGCTGAAGCCGCAGAGCCGGTCCTCGACGCCGAAGCGGCCGTAGGCGTTGGTGTAGGTCGTGGCGATCGAGTTGGTCGCGAAGCGGTAGTGCGACTGGTGCAGGAAGTCGGCGTCGGTGGTCCAGCCGTAGGCGTGCAGCCGGGCAAGCGCGTCGTCGGCCTGTTCGGCCAGCGTCGCGCCGGCGACCAGGCCCTTGGCCGCCAGCGCCGTGCAGCGGTTCTGCGCCGACGCGGTGAAGGCCGCCGGCCAGAAGGCCGAGGCCACCGCCGTGCCGCCGCCGGCCGCCGGCGCCAGCAGCGCGCAGGGCTGGTAGAGGTTGGCGAACGTGAAGTAGTCGGCCAGCGGCCGGCCGATCGTCGCCACCGGCGTGTCGCCCTCGCGGATCGCCAGGCCGTGCATCCAGCGCGGCTGGGCGTTCGGTTCGCTGACCGCGACGCCGTCGATCAGGCCTTCGCGGTCCTGCTCGGCCGCGGCCAGCGCGGCGCCGCCGCCGTTGGAGACGCTGCTGGCGATGACGATCGTGTTGCGCGGCTGCAGCGTCGCTTCGCGGCGGCCGTCGCGGCCGACCTTGCCGTAACGTTCGTTGAGCACCCAGAACGCGAAACGCACCGCTTCCAGCGTGTGGCGGCCCCAGTCGGCCTCGGGGTTCTGCTTCGAGTGCGCGTGCTTGTAGGCGACGCGGTACGGCGCCTGGGCGAGCAAGGCCTCGCGCTCGGCGTCGGACAGCGGCGCGCGGAACAGCGCCTCGGTGCCGGCGCTGGCGGCGTCGACGACGCGGCCGTCGCGCAGCGTCACCAGGTTGGCGCCCAGCTCGTGCTGGCCGTTGCCGCTGCCCTTGTCGGTGTAGGCGACGGCGCAGCCGTGTTTCAGCCCCCATTCGCCGGCGGTGCCGATGGCGCCGTAGATGCCGCGCGAGCCCGAGGACGTCGCGGTGACGATGC is a window encoding:
- a CDS encoding D-(-)-3-hydroxybutyrate oligomer hydrolase, whose protein sequence is MKHTPTWTAIAAACLLCAGAASAAPANTLPAGVRGPVTETVYDGVADDLLTAGLGKTGLMGAAPAFADPLHPTPAELRRNAIYVNYRALVDYTAAGGMGVFYGPNIDAEGRDTLGEGKVPGRETLAWYDDGSGLQNVTLMVQVPDRFDPARPCIVTATSSGSRGIYGAIGTAGEWGLKHGCAVAYTDKGSGNGQHELGANLVTLRDGRVVDAASAGTEALFRAPLSDAEREALLAQAPYRVAYKHAHSKQNPEADWGRHTLEAVRFAFWVLNERYGKVGRDGRREATLQPRNTIVIASSVSNGGGAALAAAEQDREGLIDGVAVSEPNAQPRWMHGLAIREGDTPVATIGRPLADYFTFANLYQPCALLAPAAGGGTAVASAFWPAAFTASAQNRCTALAAKGLVAGATLAEQADDALARLHAYGWTTDADFLHQSHYRFATNSIATTYTNAYGRFGVEDRLCGFSFANTDAAGTPIAPSASAVASIFSTGNGVPPTTGVNIVYDASSGGAKLDFLAVSPGTGLADFALDGALCQRSLVTGRDAADRLLTGAQREAAQRVRRGVTEVRLDGRLRGKPVLIVAGRSDALLPVNHTARAYYARVQAQGAADNVRYVEVTNAQHFDSFISLGAFLGYDARFIPLHVYFNRAMDAMWAHLTQGAALPPSQVVHTVPRGGSPGAAPALTSANVPAIQAAPAEGARIVFGDGTLVVPK